In Streptomyces chartreusis NRRL 3882, the following are encoded in one genomic region:
- a CDS encoding glycoside hydrolase 43 family protein: protein MSWTHQPWSRRRALTATAGLAAGALLPPAAAAYTNPVIWQDFADIDVIRVGNAFYASASTMHYSPGAPVLRSYDLVNWEIAGHSVPVLDFGAKYDLNGARGYVRGIWASSLAYRPSNRTFYWLGQIDFARTYVYTATAAEGPWNRLTTISTPYYDAGLLVDSDDTLYVAYGNTTISVAQLSPDGRTQVRTRQVFTTPSSVGTLEGSRFYKINGQYYIFLTRPANGQYILKSSSGPFGPYTMRQVLLDLRGPIPGGGVPHQGGLVQTQSGAWYYLAFVDAYPGGRMPALAPVTWTSDGWPVVQLVDGAWGTSYPSPAVPTPPRQVTPMIGVDTFDGTSLKPRWEWNHNPDNTKWSAGNGLTLRTATVTNDLYWARNTLTHRIQGPTSTATVQLDHSAMRDGDRAGLALLRDSSAWIGVKRDGGATRVVMVNGLTMDGNWNTTGTGTEVASAPVAGGRIWLRATADIRPGSARPGTFSYSTDGSTFTRLGPAFSMGNDWRFFMGYRFALFNHATQALGGAVRITRFELSTP from the coding sequence ATGTCATGGACTCATCAACCCTGGTCTCGTCGTCGCGCACTGACGGCAACCGCCGGCCTGGCCGCCGGTGCCCTGCTTCCTCCGGCCGCGGCCGCCTACACGAACCCGGTGATCTGGCAGGACTTCGCGGACATCGACGTCATCCGCGTCGGTAACGCCTTCTACGCCTCGGCCTCGACGATGCACTACTCGCCGGGCGCACCCGTCCTGCGGTCGTACGACCTGGTGAACTGGGAGATCGCCGGTCACTCCGTGCCCGTGCTCGACTTCGGCGCCAAGTACGACCTGAACGGTGCCCGCGGCTACGTCAGAGGGATCTGGGCGTCGTCACTGGCCTACCGGCCGAGCAACAGGACCTTCTACTGGCTCGGTCAGATCGACTTCGCCCGGACGTACGTCTACACCGCCACCGCCGCCGAGGGGCCGTGGAACAGGCTGACGACGATCAGCACCCCCTACTACGACGCGGGGCTGCTCGTCGACAGCGACGACACCCTCTACGTGGCGTACGGCAACACCACCATCAGCGTGGCCCAGCTCTCGCCCGACGGCCGCACCCAGGTCCGCACCCGGCAGGTGTTCACGACACCGTCGAGCGTCGGCACCCTCGAAGGCTCCCGGTTCTACAAGATCAACGGGCAGTACTACATCTTCCTGACCCGCCCCGCGAACGGCCAGTACATCCTCAAGTCGTCGAGCGGCCCCTTCGGTCCGTACACGATGCGGCAGGTCCTCCTCGATCTGCGCGGGCCGATCCCCGGCGGTGGCGTCCCGCACCAGGGCGGGCTGGTGCAGACGCAGAGCGGTGCCTGGTACTACCTGGCCTTCGTCGACGCGTACCCCGGCGGCCGGATGCCCGCCCTGGCGCCGGTCACCTGGACCTCGGACGGCTGGCCCGTCGTGCAACTCGTCGACGGTGCGTGGGGCACCTCGTATCCCAGCCCGGCCGTGCCCACTCCACCCCGCCAGGTCACCCCCATGATCGGCGTCGACACCTTCGACGGCACGAGCCTGAAGCCGAGGTGGGAGTGGAACCACAACCCGGACAACACGAAGTGGTCGGCCGGCAACGGCCTCACCCTGCGGACCGCGACCGTCACCAACGACCTGTACTGGGCCCGCAACACCCTCACGCACCGCATCCAAGGGCCCACCTCCACCGCCACGGTCCAGCTCGACCACTCCGCGATGCGGGACGGCGACCGGGCCGGACTCGCGCTGCTGCGTGACTCCTCCGCCTGGATCGGTGTCAAGCGCGACGGCGGCGCGACGCGGGTGGTGATGGTCAACGGGCTGACGATGGACGGCAACTGGAACACCACCGGCACCGGCACCGAGGTCGCGAGCGCGCCCGTCGCCGGCGGCCGCATCTGGCTGCGCGCGACCGCGGACATCCGCCCCGGCAGCGCGCGCCCCGGCACCTTCTCCTACAGCACCGACGGCAGCACCTTCACCCGCCTCGGGCCCGCCTTCTCCATGGGCAACGACTGGCGGTTCTTCATGGGCTACCGATTCGCCCTCTTCAACCACGCCACGCAGGCACTCGGCGGCGCGGTCCGCATCACGCGGTTCGAGCTGTCCACGCCCTGA
- a CDS encoding glycoside hydrolase family 27 protein, producing MPRRSCGRLIRLLAATALTLTACVTASAGTTAEAAPGSPALTPPLGWNSWNSFGCGITEAQVRQAADAMVSSGMKEAGYQYVVVDDCWFDPQRDAAGNLRANPTKFPSGMKALGDYIHSKGLKFGIYQAPNEKTCAQGVGTYPGATGSKGHEAQDAATFASWGVDYLKYDWCSGSGTLSEQIARFTIMRDALRATGRPIVYSINPNSFHAPTGDKYNWGEVADLWRTTEDLLDIWQNNNTNSYPMGVGNVLDVTAPLAAQSGPGHWNDPDMLVVGRPGLSLTESRSHFALWSLMGAPLMAGNDIRTMSADVSAILRNPRLLAVNQDSLGAGGRRVRDDGSTEVFAKPLSDGSVAVGLFNRGGGTATVTTTAAQVGLSGGPFTLTDLWTGGTSSTSGQISASVPAHGVAVFRVSGGSPLAATTSRLRGTASGRCLDVDNASTAAGATVLLWDCHTAANQLWTTWAGGEIRVFGDKCLDAYNQGTANGTRVVTWPCNGQNNQKWTVGSDGSIRNVHAGLCLDASGAGTANGTPLVLWTCNGQANQKWTRT from the coding sequence GTGCCCAGACGCTCATGCGGACGCCTGATCCGCCTCCTCGCGGCCACCGCACTGACGCTCACCGCCTGCGTCACCGCCTCCGCCGGCACGACCGCCGAGGCCGCGCCGGGCAGCCCCGCGCTCACCCCGCCACTGGGCTGGAACAGCTGGAACAGCTTCGGGTGCGGGATCACTGAGGCGCAGGTCCGCCAGGCCGCCGACGCGATGGTCTCCTCGGGTATGAAGGAGGCGGGCTACCAGTACGTCGTCGTCGACGACTGCTGGTTCGACCCGCAGCGCGACGCGGCGGGCAACCTGCGGGCCAATCCGACCAAGTTCCCCAGCGGGATGAAGGCGCTCGGGGACTACATCCACAGCAAGGGCCTGAAGTTCGGCATCTACCAAGCGCCCAACGAAAAGACCTGCGCGCAAGGCGTGGGCACCTACCCGGGCGCCACGGGCAGCAAGGGCCACGAGGCTCAGGACGCTGCCACGTTCGCCTCGTGGGGCGTGGACTATCTCAAGTACGACTGGTGCTCCGGCAGCGGCACCCTCAGCGAGCAGATCGCACGGTTCACCATCATGCGCGACGCTCTGCGCGCCACCGGACGTCCGATCGTCTACAGCATCAACCCCAACAGCTTCCACGCCCCCACCGGCGACAAGTACAACTGGGGCGAGGTCGCCGACCTGTGGCGGACGACCGAGGATCTGCTCGACATCTGGCAGAACAACAACACCAACAGCTACCCGATGGGCGTCGGCAACGTCCTGGACGTCACCGCGCCGCTGGCCGCGCAGTCGGGTCCGGGGCACTGGAACGACCCCGACATGCTGGTCGTCGGCCGCCCCGGCCTGTCACTGACCGAGTCCCGCTCCCACTTCGCCCTGTGGTCGCTGATGGGCGCCCCTCTCATGGCCGGCAACGACATCCGGACGATGTCGGCGGACGTGAGTGCGATCCTGCGCAACCCGCGTCTGCTGGCGGTGAACCAGGACTCGCTGGGCGCGGGCGGACGCAGGGTGCGAGACGACGGCAGCACAGAGGTGTTCGCCAAGCCCCTGTCCGACGGCTCGGTCGCGGTGGGCCTGTTCAACCGGGGAGGCGGAACGGCGACGGTCACCACCACGGCCGCACAAGTCGGTCTGTCCGGCGGACCGTTCACCCTCACCGACCTGTGGACCGGCGGCACGTCCAGCACGTCCGGGCAGATCTCGGCGAGTGTCCCCGCGCACGGCGTGGCCGTCTTCCGGGTGAGCGGGGGCAGCCCGCTGGCCGCCACCACCTCTCGGCTGCGCGGCACCGCGTCCGGCCGCTGCCTGGACGTGGACAACGCCTCCACCGCGGCCGGGGCCACGGTACTGCTCTGGGACTGCCACACGGCCGCCAACCAGCTGTGGACCACGTGGGCCGGCGGTGAGATCCGCGTCTTCGGCGACAAGTGCCTGGACGCCTACAACCAGGGCACCGCCAACGGCACCCGGGTCGTCACCTGGCCCTGCAACGGCCAGAACAACCAGAAGTGGACCGTCGGCTCCGACGGGTCGATCCGCAACGTCCACGCCGGGCTGTGCCTCGACGCCAGCGGGGCCGGCACCGCCAATGGGACGCCGCTGGTCCTGTGGACCTGCAACGGCCAGGCCAACCAGAAGTGGACCCGCACGTGA
- a CDS encoding glycoside hydrolase family 43 protein has product MIPARPSPTTSTGLTRAVAWTLGLLLAFAVVPAAVQPTAARADNPIVQHVYTADPAPLVHNGRVYLYTGHDEDGSTYFTMKDWRVWSSADMVNWTDHGSPLSLATFSWASADAWAGQTVERNGRFYWYVPVKNRATGRMAIGVAVSDSPTGPFRDALGRPLVENGEIDPTVFIDDDGQAYLYWGNPNLSYVRLNADMTSYSGGVTRIPLTTAGFGTRTGDPNRPTLYEEGPWVYKRNGLYYMVFAAKCCSEFIAYSTAPGPTGPWTYRGTVMPTQGSSFTNHPGIVDFRGSSYFFYHNGALPGGGGFTRSVAVEKFSYNADGTIPTINMTNTGAPQVGTLNPYARQEAETIAWGSGIETEPAGEGGMNIGWIDNGDYIKVKGVAFGPGASSFTARVASGSGGGTVELRLGSPSGTVVGRCGVPNTGGWQSWTTVTCPVAGAVGTQDLYLRFTGGSGYLLNMNWWQFTPSSTVTAAR; this is encoded by the coding sequence ATGATCCCGGCTCGGCCGTCACCCACCACCAGCACCGGACTCACCCGGGCGGTCGCCTGGACCCTGGGCCTCCTGCTGGCCTTCGCCGTTGTTCCCGCCGCGGTACAGCCCACCGCGGCCCGGGCCGACAACCCCATCGTGCAGCACGTCTACACCGCCGACCCGGCCCCGCTGGTCCACAACGGACGGGTCTACCTCTACACCGGGCACGACGAGGACGGCTCCACCTACTTCACCATGAAGGACTGGCGGGTGTGGTCCTCCGCCGACATGGTCAACTGGACCGACCACGGCTCCCCGCTCAGCCTGGCCACCTTCAGCTGGGCGTCCGCCGACGCGTGGGCGGGACAGACCGTGGAGCGCAACGGCCGGTTCTACTGGTACGTACCCGTGAAGAACCGGGCGACCGGCCGCATGGCCATCGGTGTGGCGGTGTCGGACAGCCCCACCGGCCCGTTCCGGGACGCCCTCGGCCGACCGCTGGTGGAGAACGGCGAGATCGACCCGACCGTCTTCATCGACGACGACGGCCAGGCCTACCTGTACTGGGGCAACCCGAACCTGTCGTACGTCAGGCTGAACGCCGACATGACCTCCTACTCGGGCGGCGTCACCAGGATCCCGCTCACCACCGCGGGATTCGGCACCCGCACCGGTGACCCCAACCGTCCCACGCTGTACGAGGAGGGGCCCTGGGTCTACAAGCGCAACGGCCTGTACTACATGGTCTTCGCGGCCAAGTGCTGCTCGGAGTTCATCGCCTACTCCACGGCGCCCGGGCCGACCGGGCCCTGGACCTACCGCGGGACGGTCATGCCCACACAGGGCAGCAGCTTCACCAACCACCCCGGGATCGTGGACTTCAGAGGCAGTTCGTACTTCTTCTACCACAACGGCGCGCTCCCGGGCGGCGGCGGCTTCACCCGCTCGGTCGCGGTGGAGAAGTTCTCCTACAACGCCGACGGCACGATCCCGACGATCAACATGACGAACACGGGTGCCCCCCAGGTCGGCACGCTCAACCCGTACGCACGCCAGGAGGCCGAGACGATCGCCTGGGGATCCGGGATCGAGACGGAACCGGCCGGCGAAGGCGGAATGAACATCGGCTGGATCGACAACGGCGACTACATCAAGGTCAAGGGCGTGGCCTTCGGGCCGGGCGCGTCCTCCTTCACCGCGCGCGTGGCCTCGGGCAGCGGCGGCGGCACCGTCGAACTGCGCCTGGGTTCGCCGAGCGGGACGGTCGTGGGCCGGTGCGGTGTGCCGAACACCGGGGGCTGGCAGAGCTGGACGACGGTGACCTGCCCGGTCGCCGGCGCGGTAGGAACCCAGGACCTCTATCTGCGGTTCACCGGCGGCAGCGGCTACCTGCTCAACATGAACTGGTGGCAGTTCACCCCCAGCAGCACCGTGACGGCGGCGCGGTAA
- a CDS encoding cellulose binding domain-containing protein: MMARTRSLLWPALVAVLVVLSTGGTALGLGRGENTPLTASDTAAARVGTAATTPGCGKAPTLTSGTHTIQSDGKNRSFILRIPDGYDRNRAYRLVLGFHWLGGTSTDVATGRTVETGTWAYYGLQRLANNSTIFVAPQGLNNGWANTGGEDVTFVDDMLRRIETDLCVDTTQRFALGFSYGAAMSYALACSRATVFRAVAVQSGGQLSGCSGGTQPIAYLGVHGLRDSVLGISGGRAMRDRFVRNNGCTPQNPPEPAQGSLTHRVTAYSGCSAGHPVAWAAFDEGHIAAPQDGAPGDSGSRTWLPGEVWKFFTQFQTSNPPPGTASCRVTSTVSAWNTGLTSNITIANTGTAAIEGWSLGFTLPDGQTITSGWNADYSVASGRVTARNASHNATIAPGASVDIGFQASHTGNTAPPSSYTLNGTACVATGSARK; encoded by the coding sequence ATGATGGCAAGGACAAGGTCCCTCTTATGGCCCGCCCTCGTCGCGGTGCTGGTCGTCCTGAGCACGGGCGGCACCGCACTGGGCCTCGGCCGGGGCGAGAACACCCCACTCACGGCCTCCGATACGGCTGCCGCACGCGTCGGCACCGCTGCCACAACCCCCGGATGCGGCAAAGCGCCCACCCTGACGAGCGGTACGCACACGATCCAGAGCGATGGCAAGAACCGGAGCTTCATCCTGCGGATCCCGGACGGCTACGACCGCAACCGCGCCTACCGGCTGGTCCTGGGATTCCACTGGCTGGGCGGCACCTCCACCGACGTCGCCACGGGCCGCACCGTGGAAACGGGCACCTGGGCCTACTACGGCCTCCAGCGACTGGCGAACAACAGCACCATCTTCGTCGCACCCCAAGGTCTCAACAACGGCTGGGCCAACACCGGCGGCGAGGACGTCACCTTCGTCGACGACATGCTCAGGCGGATCGAGACGGACCTGTGCGTCGACACCACACAGCGTTTCGCGCTGGGATTCAGCTACGGCGCCGCCATGTCGTACGCCCTCGCGTGTTCCCGCGCGACGGTCTTCCGGGCGGTCGCGGTCCAGAGCGGCGGACAGCTCAGCGGATGCAGCGGCGGCACCCAGCCGATCGCCTACCTCGGAGTGCACGGCCTCAGGGACAGCGTCCTCGGCATCTCCGGCGGACGGGCGATGCGGGACAGGTTCGTCAGGAACAACGGCTGCACCCCCCAGAACCCGCCCGAGCCCGCGCAGGGCAGCCTGACGCACCGGGTCACCGCCTACTCGGGATGCTCGGCCGGGCATCCGGTCGCCTGGGCCGCGTTCGACGAAGGACACATCGCCGCACCCCAGGACGGGGCCCCCGGTGACAGCGGCTCCAGGACGTGGCTGCCGGGAGAGGTCTGGAAGTTCTTCACCCAGTTCCAGACCTCCAACCCGCCGCCGGGGACGGCGTCCTGCCGGGTCACCAGCACCGTCAGCGCGTGGAACACCGGCCTGACGTCGAACATCACCATCGCCAACACCGGCACGGCCGCGATCGAGGGCTGGTCCCTTGGCTTCACCCTGCCCGACGGCCAGACCATCACCTCCGGCTGGAACGCGGACTACTCGGTCGCCTCGGGACGGGTTACGGCCAGGAACGCCTCCCACAACGCCACCATCGCTCCGGGCGCGTCGGTCGACATCGGCTTCCAGGCATCCCACACCGGCAACACCGCCCCGCCGAGCTCCTACACCCTCAACGGCACTGCCTGCGTTGCCACAGGGAGTGCACGGAAGTGA
- a CDS encoding cellulase family glycosylhydrolase — protein sequence MKDLPRPAHHRSPRPGRLPSLLLVLAVMLGLAGGTSTAATDDTAEPSRSAVRVPARAMDAVAAMQPSWNLGNTLDAIPHETNWGNPKATRELFATIRGQGFRSVRIPVTWSDHQSATAPYTVDAAYMSRVKEVVDWALDEGLYVVLNVHHDSWQWIDDMPADHDGVLARFNSTWTQISQTFRDEPRTLIFESVNEPVFEKTTADQKVTFLRELNTSFHKVVRSSGGGNTDRLLMLPTEACTPSQNLMDDLYTTIKSLNDRNLVATVHYYSWYPFSVNVAGGTHYDDKAQNDLNDAFARMRDTFVARGIPVYLGEYGLLGYPDTNHPSRVERGEALKYYEHLGHAARSVGVTTALWDPGTWAYLNRETQKWSDPALFAWIKSSWTTRSGTASFDKVFVPKSEPITAKGLTLHPNGTRFRGLWHGRTKLVEGRDYTLFDKTRLVLTAGALTRLTGDREYGVNATLQARFSRGLPWQIEVVTYDEPVLSDATGRTDAFTIPTQYRGDVLATMEARYGDGSNAGQTDWTPYQEFNKSFSPDYGKDTIILQPEFLDALRDGEPVTLTFHFYSGEKLMYHVKKSGDSVTGSRVTPAS from the coding sequence ATGAAGGACTTACCGCGACCCGCGCACCACCGCAGCCCCAGACCCGGCCGCCTGCCCTCCCTGCTGCTGGTGCTCGCCGTCATGCTGGGACTGGCCGGCGGCACCTCGACCGCCGCGACCGACGACACGGCGGAGCCGTCACGGTCCGCGGTCAGGGTTCCGGCCCGCGCCATGGACGCCGTCGCCGCGATGCAGCCCAGCTGGAACCTGGGCAACACCCTGGACGCCATTCCCCACGAGACGAACTGGGGCAACCCGAAGGCCACCAGGGAACTGTTCGCCACCATCCGCGGGCAAGGTTTCCGCAGCGTCCGGATCCCGGTGACCTGGTCCGACCACCAGTCCGCCACCGCCCCCTACACCGTCGACGCCGCGTACATGAGCCGCGTCAAGGAGGTCGTCGACTGGGCGCTCGACGAGGGCCTGTACGTCGTGCTCAACGTGCACCACGACTCGTGGCAGTGGATCGACGACATGCCCGCCGACCACGACGGCGTGCTGGCCCGGTTCAACTCCACCTGGACCCAGATCTCCCAGACGTTCAGGGACGAGCCGCGCACCCTGATCTTCGAGAGCGTCAACGAGCCGGTCTTCGAGAAGACCACGGCCGATCAGAAGGTCACGTTCCTGCGCGAGCTGAACACCTCCTTCCACAAGGTCGTCCGCTCCTCGGGCGGCGGGAACACCGACCGCCTGCTCATGCTGCCCACGGAGGCGTGCACGCCCTCCCAGAACCTCATGGACGACCTGTACACCACGATCAAGTCGCTGAACGACCGCAATCTCGTCGCCACCGTGCACTACTACAGCTGGTACCCGTTCAGTGTGAACGTCGCGGGCGGCACCCACTACGACGACAAAGCCCAGAACGACCTCAACGACGCCTTCGCCCGGATGCGCGACACCTTTGTCGCCAGGGGCATCCCCGTCTACCTCGGTGAGTACGGCCTGCTCGGCTATCCCGACACCAACCATCCCTCCCGCGTCGAGCGGGGCGAGGCGCTGAAGTACTACGAGCACCTCGGACACGCGGCGCGCTCCGTCGGTGTCACCACCGCGCTGTGGGATCCCGGAACGTGGGCCTACCTGAACCGGGAGACCCAGAAGTGGTCGGATCCCGCCCTGTTCGCCTGGATCAAGTCGAGCTGGACCACCCGTTCGGGAACGGCCTCCTTCGACAAGGTCTTCGTGCCGAAGTCGGAGCCGATCACGGCCAAGGGGCTCACGCTGCACCCGAACGGCACCCGGTTCCGTGGCCTGTGGCACGGCAGGACCAAGCTCGTCGAGGGACGGGACTACACCCTCTTCGACAAGACCAGGCTCGTCCTCACGGCCGGCGCGCTGACCCGGCTGACGGGCGACCGCGAGTACGGGGTGAACGCCACGCTCCAGGCCCGGTTCTCCCGCGGACTGCCCTGGCAGATCGAGGTGGTCACCTACGACGAGCCGGTGCTGTCCGACGCCACGGGCAGGACCGACGCGTTCACCATCCCCACCCAGTACCGGGGTGACGTCCTGGCCACCATGGAGGCCAGGTACGGCGACGGCAGCAACGCCGGCCAGACCGACTGGACTCCGTACCAGGAGTTCAACAAGTCCTTCTCGCCGGACTACGGGAAGGACACGATCATCCTGCAGCCCGAGTTCCTGGACGCGCTGCGCGACGGTGAACCGGTGACACTGACCTTCCACTTCTACAGCGGCGAAAAGCTCATGTACCACGTCAAGAAGTCCGGGGACTCGGTCACGGGCTCTCGCGTCACTCCGGCCTCCTGA
- a CDS encoding glycoside hydrolase family 43 protein, whose product MPAHNQPAHAADPVLPGFHPDPSICRVGDDYYLACSSFEYFPGVPLFHSRDLVHWRQIGNALDRPEQLRLPVSMPSSGGIYAPTLRHHDGRFWLIVTNCSEGGGNLIVTATDPAGPWSDPIWAPGVPGIDPDLAWDEDGTCWCTVAGVAQVRLDPSTGQTYGTPHKLWSGGPGAKAPEAPHLYRIGDYWYLLIAEGGTERGHGVSIARGRTPAGPFEPCPANPILTHRGTDHPVQNTGHADLVQGPDGAWWMVFLGVRPRGGTPGWHVLGRETFLAPVTWEDGWPVVGEVAPDPSALPWPLSPGPVQEQRDDFDLTELRPSWISVRDRPCELCTTKERPGWLTLRARGGSLDEPDVVFTGRRQQDLTCRARTLVDPEQGRGGLAVRLDERHHYAIEASGTDVRVIARVGSLRTVVAELSVPAGPLVLALTIADPPPPHGPCTGPDVVSLGVEQPDGTFTELAALDGRYLSTEVAGGFTGRVIGMYAAEGTVHFDWFDYEPLDR is encoded by the coding sequence GTGCCCGCTCACAACCAGCCCGCCCACGCCGCCGACCCCGTGCTCCCCGGGTTCCACCCCGACCCCAGCATCTGCCGGGTCGGCGACGACTACTACCTCGCCTGCTCCAGCTTCGAGTACTTCCCCGGCGTACCCCTCTTCCACAGCCGTGACCTGGTGCACTGGCGGCAGATCGGCAACGCCCTGGACCGGCCGGAGCAGTTGCGCCTGCCGGTCTCCATGCCGTCCTCGGGCGGCATCTACGCCCCCACCCTGCGCCACCACGACGGCCGCTTCTGGCTGATCGTCACCAACTGCAGCGAGGGCGGCGGCAACCTGATCGTCACGGCCACCGACCCGGCCGGACCGTGGTCGGATCCCATCTGGGCACCGGGCGTACCGGGCATCGATCCCGACCTGGCCTGGGACGAGGACGGCACCTGCTGGTGCACCGTCGCCGGAGTCGCTCAGGTCCGCCTCGACCCGTCCACCGGACAGACGTACGGGACACCGCACAAGCTCTGGTCCGGCGGCCCCGGCGCCAAGGCCCCGGAGGCGCCGCACCTGTACCGCATCGGCGACTACTGGTACCTGCTCATCGCCGAGGGCGGCACCGAGCGCGGCCACGGCGTGTCGATCGCCCGCGGCCGTACACCCGCCGGCCCGTTCGAGCCGTGCCCGGCCAACCCGATCCTCACCCACCGCGGCACCGACCACCCCGTGCAGAACACCGGCCACGCGGACCTCGTCCAGGGACCCGACGGAGCGTGGTGGATGGTCTTCCTCGGGGTGCGACCGCGCGGCGGCACGCCCGGCTGGCACGTGCTCGGCCGGGAGACCTTCCTGGCTCCCGTGACCTGGGAGGACGGCTGGCCGGTCGTCGGCGAGGTGGCCCCGGACCCGTCCGCACTCCCCTGGCCCCTCTCCCCCGGACCCGTCCAGGAGCAGCGGGACGACTTCGATCTCACCGAGCTGCGACCGTCATGGATCTCGGTGCGGGACCGCCCCTGCGAGCTGTGCACCACCAAGGAGCGACCCGGATGGCTGACGCTCCGCGCGCGTGGCGGCTCTCTGGACGAGCCCGACGTGGTGTTCACCGGCCGCCGCCAACAGGACCTCACCTGCCGGGCACGCACCCTGGTCGACCCGGAGCAGGGGCGCGGCGGCCTCGCCGTCCGGCTGGACGAGCGGCACCACTACGCGATCGAGGCATCCGGGACGGACGTACGGGTGATCGCGCGCGTCGGCTCCCTGCGCACGGTCGTGGCCGAACTCTCCGTGCCGGCCGGGCCACTGGTCCTCGCCCTCACCATCGCGGACCCACCGCCTCCGCACGGACCGTGCACCGGACCCGACGTCGTCTCCCTCGGCGTCGAACAACCCGACGGCACGTTCACGGAGCTCGCGGCCCTCGACGGCCGCTACCTGTCGACGGAGGTCGCCGGCGGCTTCACCGGCCGCGTCATCGGCATGTACGCCGCCGAAGGCACCGTCCACTTCGACTGGTTCGACTACGAGCCCCTGGACCGCTGA